Proteins from a genomic interval of Lolium perenne isolate Kyuss_39 chromosome 1, Kyuss_2.0, whole genome shotgun sequence:
- the LOC139834944 gene encoding uncharacterized protein, producing the protein MRLGCLGLAPPDSGVFARLETLLLNNVRSHGERELSEAVSSPRCPSLRRLTVRGARGLRNLLIWSESLVALMLAHPRGLRRLMVVAPVLHSFYFSAHREMEKLAARISAPKLEKLKWAGRFQPSFIQRARLQELDTNFIVYGRDGFISPHHLRLFRHFEAVSLHLLVTQPDKNVNSYEYLMDGISFLPHVKNLWLSFVPRAHAFGATMFHLLRLCAGIRSLKLKLIHREGECPLDCTCDQRNGWKSENISLNLLEEAKISGIKGVEHEVVFLKQLFRWATALQKMTITFDPLVAIVPE; encoded by the exons ATGCGCCTGGGATGTCTTGGCCTCGCGCCGCCGGACTCCGGAGTCTTCGCCAGGCTCGAAACGCTGCTTCTGAACAACGTCCGGTCCCACGGCGAGCGCGAGCTCAGCGAGGCAGTCTCGTCGCCGCGCTGCCCGTCCCTGCGACGGCTCACTGTCCGCGGCGCTCGGGGCCTGCGTAACCTGCTCATCTGGTCCGAGTCCTTGGTGGCGCTGATGCTGGCGCACCCGCGGGGTTTGCGGCGGCTCATGGTCGTAGCGCCTGTGCTCCACAGCTTCTATTTCTCCGCCCACAGGGAAATGGAGAAGCTCGCTGCCAGAATCAGTGCCCCAAAGTTGGAGAAACTCAAGTGGGCAGGCCGATTTCAGCCGAGCTTCATCCAGAGGGCACGTCTCCAAGAACTCGACACCAACTTCATTGTTTACGGACGTGATGGTTTTATCAGTCCGCATCATCTGAGGCTCTTTCGGCACTTTGAAGCCGTCTCTCTTCACCTCCTAGTGACGCAGCCTGATAAA AACGTTAACTCTTATGAGTACTTGATGGATGGCATAAGTTTCCTTCCTCACGTTAAGAACTTGTGGCTATCCTTTGTGCCTAGAGCACATGCTTTTGGAGCTACTATGTTTCATTTGCTAAGGTTGTGTGCTGGTATACGAAGTTTGAAACTCAAGTTAATACATCGGGAG GGTGAATGCCCATTGGATTGTACTTGTGATCAGCGAAATGGCTGGAAATCAGAGAATATCTCCTTGAATCTTCTTGAAGAAGCAAAAATCAGTGGCATCAAAGGAGTGGAACATGAAGTTGTGTTTCTTAAGCAACTATTCAGATGGGCGACAGCTTTACAAAAGATGACTATAACATTTGATCCATTGGTCGCT ATTGTGCCTGAGTGA
- the LOC127324854 gene encoding nucleosome assembly protein 1;2, which produces MSDGKDAFDLSALGAAVPNAAELSAEDKANLVESIKNTLQGLAARHTDVLESLEPNVRKRVEVLREIQSQHDELEAKFFEERAALEAKYQKMYEPLYSKRYEVVNGVVEVEGVTKDDSGEAAADQKEEKGVPDFWFNAMKNHEILAEEIQERDEEALKYLKDIKWYRISEPKGFKLEFHFNTNPFFKNEVLTKTYHMIDEDEPILEKAIGTEIEWYPGKCLTQKVLKKKPKKGSKNTKPITKIENCESFFNFFSPPQVPDDEEEIDEDTAEQLQNQMEQDYDIGSTIRDKIIPHAVSWFTGEAAQDEDFDGMMDDDEDDDEEGDEDEDEDEDDEEDEDDDDDDDAPKKKGGRVPAGEGQGERPAECKQQ; this is translated from the exons atgAGCGACGGCAAGGACGCCTTCGACCTCTCCGCCCTCGGCGCCGCCGTCCCCAACGCCGCAG AGCTCAGCGCCGAGGACAAGGCAAACCTCGTGGAGTCGATTAAG AACACGCTGCAGGGATTGGCGGCCCGGCACACGGACGTGCTCGAGAGCCTCGAGCCCAACGTCAGGAAGCGCGTCGAGGTGCTCAGGGAGATCCAG AGCCAACACGATGAACTTGAGGCCAAGTTCTTCGAGGAGAGAGCTGCACTTGAAGCTAAATACCAGAAGATGTACGAACCACTCTACTCAAAG CGTTATGAAGTTGTCAATGGTGTGGTCGAGGTAGAAGGTGTAACTAAAGATGATTCAGGGGAAGCTGCTGCAGATCAGAAAG AGGAAAAGGGTGTGCCAGATTTCTGGTTTAATGCAATGAAGAACCATGAAATCCTAGCTGAGGAG ATCCAAGAGAGGGACGAGGAAGCTCTCAAGTACCTGAAGGACATCAAATGGTACAGGATTAGTGAGCCAAAGGGTTTCAAGCTTGAGTTTCACTTCAACACTAACCCATTCTTCAAGAATGAAGTGCTTACAAAAACATATCACATGATCGATGAAGATGAGCCAATCCTAGAGAAAGCCATCGG TACTGAAATTGAATGGTATCCTGGAAagtgcttgacacaaaaggtgctAAAAAAGAAGCCAAAGAAGGGGTCAAAGAACACAAAACCTATCACGAAAATTGAAAACTGCGAGAGCTTCTTCAATTTCTTCAGCCCACCTCAAGTtcctgatgacgaggaggaaattgatgaggaTACA GCTGAGCAGCTGCAGAACCAAATGGAGCAAGATTACGATATTGG ATCTACCATCCGAGACAAGATTATTCCACATGCTGTTTCATGGTTCACCGGAGAGGCTGCTCAAGATGAGGATTTCGATGGCATGatggatgatgatgaagatgacgatgaagagggtgatgaggatgaagatgaggacgaggatgatgaggaagatgaagacgatgatgatgatgatgacgctcCTAAGAAG AAGGGTGGTAGAGTTCCTGCTGGGGAAGGGCAGGGAGAGCGGCCCGCGGAGTGCAAGCAACAGTAG